The following are from one region of the Gryllotalpicola protaetiae genome:
- a CDS encoding endo-1,4-beta-xylanase: MKSALRRHTPLAKLSWGVVVAAVIAAPLAAAQTAAADTGGTTVLSSTFDDGTTAPWTTNGDAKITAVADPGGTGKSLEVSNIDADYAGAAVDLTKLLTPGVAYQVSFDARLEDATFNGQTEHFTVDDGNYSWIGSPTAITADAWTPISGSYTLAATATKANAYLNSGLATGQTAFGNVLIDNVTITGPAGSGGTGGGTGTCTPVAAQDLVSANFDDQTIGALQKDGNPTLGFENVAGDAAGDYSVRVTGRANDYDGVQTAPGALTALMAGDTVNVSAKVRLATQTSATTSARLVAVPGYSWIGNQSGVSDSGWTTISGSYTVPDGTDTSTLKFYVGTDALSDGTASYAYDLNDFAVSTPGTDCGGTGGTGGSGSTCTYPTSDTIISSDFESGDTDGWAARSDANGAATVAITDADGHNSAHSLEASGRTDQGQGIGHDVTCLLQPGQTYEVSGWVRFAAGQPTDNVWLSLANTASGSTTYTTLGQFSTVTNTGWTQVDQKFTMPASSDSALLYFETDYQGGTTGNTSDLYFDDLTVTKPAPAVIQDITPIKDTLPFPVGAAVSDPEITGAPGQLLSKHFDQVTPENSMKPESWYDANGNFVTTNADADALMTYAQQNNMRVYGHNLVWYQQTPDWFFNVSPTDSTPLTNSAADQAILRDRLDTHIKDVAQYLSSKFGAFGSSTNPLVSFDVVNEAVSDNVGDPNDLRQSRWYQVLGPEYITDAFDDANKYFDETAANGGFAADGTNRPIALFYNDYNTEQAGKRARVQELVNNLISAGVPVDGIGHQFHVTMSTPLSSLKDAIDGFNGITTATGHPLYQAITELDVPTGTPVTTANQIDQGYYYKGIFDMLRSEAASGASIFSATVWGLTDSQSWRASSGAPLLFDDNLQAKPAYYGVTDQDLPAKQLSAIVFQQSATDAWDQLPLHPIAQDGSSGFQLRWAADHLTAYVSATDATADATDQATFAWGDGTQTATVKRDGTVTGDGVTAQVTSTASGWSAVVTLPDTGLTSTSTPKFDVTVTDGTTTSDWNTPGSLGTLQLVEPLSFTTVPEASVAPAIDGTKDDVWSQASSVTTSKLISGSADGAKARVYQLWKDDYLYVLADVTDPTIDTSSPNAYEQDSVEIFTDLGNAKNGSYRADDAQMRISADNAVSFGAGDSEDAQQARLTSATSRTATGYIVEARIDLKDTTGVGKFEGVDYEVNDGTAGARTANFGWAEQTGTAYQTTSRWGVAELEGPALAAPAVTTQPASASGALGSAVSFTAAASGAPAPTVQWQRKLPGSKRWTAVKGATDASLTVTASATVDGAQYRAVFTNSQGTATTDAAKLTVTHAEPTVTTQPKAASGHAGDTVRFVAKASGYPQPSVSWQRLLTGKKATWTTIAGARSTTLSVKVDGSLDGAQYRAVFRNDAGSTTSNAAALTVEKKPSKPTPPSHPGHPSHPTHPSKPQHHDVFGFLGRLIGLFFGARR; this comes from the coding sequence ATGAAGTCAGCCCTGCGACGGCACACGCCGCTCGCGAAGTTGAGCTGGGGGGTGGTCGTCGCCGCGGTGATCGCGGCGCCGCTCGCCGCAGCCCAGACAGCCGCCGCGGACACCGGCGGCACGACGGTGCTCTCGAGCACCTTCGACGACGGCACCACGGCGCCGTGGACCACCAACGGGGACGCCAAGATCACTGCGGTCGCGGATCCGGGTGGCACGGGCAAGTCGCTCGAGGTGTCGAACATCGACGCGGACTACGCGGGCGCAGCCGTCGATCTGACGAAGCTGCTGACCCCGGGCGTCGCCTACCAGGTCTCGTTCGACGCGCGGCTGGAAGACGCCACGTTCAACGGGCAGACCGAGCACTTCACGGTCGATGACGGCAACTACAGCTGGATCGGGAGCCCGACGGCGATCACGGCGGATGCCTGGACGCCGATCTCCGGCTCGTACACGCTGGCCGCGACCGCGACCAAGGCGAACGCCTACCTGAACTCGGGGCTCGCCACCGGCCAGACCGCCTTCGGCAACGTGCTGATCGACAACGTGACGATCACCGGCCCTGCCGGCAGTGGTGGCACGGGCGGCGGCACGGGCACGTGCACCCCGGTCGCAGCGCAGGACCTGGTGTCGGCGAACTTCGACGACCAGACCATCGGCGCGCTGCAGAAGGACGGCAACCCGACGCTCGGTTTCGAGAACGTCGCGGGCGACGCCGCAGGCGACTACTCGGTGCGTGTCACCGGCCGTGCGAATGATTACGACGGTGTGCAGACCGCGCCCGGCGCGCTCACCGCGCTCATGGCGGGCGACACCGTGAACGTGTCGGCCAAGGTGCGCCTCGCGACGCAGACGTCGGCGACGACCTCTGCGCGACTCGTCGCTGTGCCCGGCTACTCGTGGATCGGCAACCAGTCCGGCGTCTCCGACTCCGGCTGGACCACGATCTCGGGCAGCTACACCGTGCCCGACGGCACCGACACCTCCACGCTGAAGTTCTACGTCGGCACCGACGCGCTGTCCGATGGCACCGCGAGCTACGCCTACGACCTCAACGACTTCGCGGTCAGCACCCCCGGCACCGACTGCGGCGGGACCGGCGGCACGGGAGGCTCGGGATCGACCTGCACCTACCCGACGAGTGACACCATCATCAGTTCCGACTTCGAGTCGGGCGACACGGATGGCTGGGCGGCTCGCTCCGACGCCAACGGTGCGGCCACCGTCGCGATCACAGACGCGGACGGCCACAACAGCGCGCACTCGCTCGAGGCATCCGGTCGCACCGACCAGGGCCAGGGCATCGGCCACGACGTGACCTGCCTGCTGCAGCCCGGCCAGACCTACGAGGTCAGCGGCTGGGTGCGCTTCGCGGCGGGCCAGCCGACTGACAACGTGTGGCTGAGCCTCGCCAACACGGCGAGCGGCTCGACCACGTACACCACCCTCGGGCAGTTCTCGACGGTGACCAACACCGGCTGGACGCAGGTCGACCAGAAGTTCACCATGCCGGCGTCGAGCGACTCGGCACTGCTGTACTTCGAGACCGACTACCAGGGCGGCACGACCGGAAACACGTCCGACCTGTACTTCGACGATCTCACCGTCACGAAGCCCGCGCCGGCGGTCATCCAGGACATCACGCCGATCAAGGACACCCTGCCGTTCCCGGTGGGCGCCGCGGTCTCCGACCCTGAGATCACCGGTGCCCCGGGCCAGCTGCTGTCGAAGCACTTCGACCAGGTCACGCCCGAGAACTCGATGAAGCCGGAATCCTGGTACGACGCGAACGGGAACTTCGTCACGACGAACGCCGACGCCGACGCGCTGATGACCTACGCCCAGCAGAACAACATGCGGGTCTACGGCCACAACCTCGTCTGGTACCAGCAGACGCCGGACTGGTTCTTCAACGTCTCGCCGACCGACAGCACGCCGCTCACGAACAGCGCGGCCGACCAGGCGATCCTGCGTGACCGGCTCGACACCCACATCAAGGATGTCGCGCAGTACCTGTCGAGCAAGTTCGGCGCCTTCGGGTCGTCGACGAACCCGCTGGTCTCGTTCGACGTCGTCAACGAGGCGGTCTCCGACAACGTCGGCGACCCGAACGACCTGCGGCAGAGCCGGTGGTACCAGGTGCTCGGCCCGGAGTACATCACGGACGCGTTCGACGACGCCAACAAGTACTTCGACGAGACCGCGGCGAACGGCGGCTTCGCGGCCGACGGCACGAACCGCCCGATCGCGCTGTTCTACAACGACTACAACACCGAGCAGGCCGGCAAGCGCGCTCGCGTGCAGGAGCTCGTGAACAACCTGATCTCGGCCGGCGTTCCGGTCGACGGCATCGGCCACCAGTTCCACGTCACGATGTCGACGCCGCTGTCGTCCCTCAAGGACGCCATCGACGGCTTCAACGGCATCACGACCGCGACCGGGCACCCGCTCTACCAGGCGATCACCGAGCTCGACGTGCCGACCGGGACCCCGGTGACGACCGCCAACCAGATCGACCAGGGCTACTACTACAAGGGCATCTTCGACATGCTCCGCAGCGAGGCCGCTTCTGGTGCGTCGATCTTCTCGGCGACGGTCTGGGGCCTCACCGACAGCCAGAGCTGGCGTGCCAGCTCCGGTGCACCGCTGCTGTTCGACGACAACCTGCAGGCGAAGCCCGCGTACTACGGCGTCACCGATCAGGACCTGCCGGCGAAGCAGCTCAGTGCGATCGTGTTCCAGCAGTCTGCGACGGATGCCTGGGATCAGCTTCCCCTGCACCCGATCGCGCAGGACGGCAGCTCGGGTTTCCAGCTGCGCTGGGCCGCCGACCACCTGACCGCCTATGTCTCGGCGACGGACGCGACGGCGGATGCCACCGACCAGGCGACCTTCGCCTGGGGCGATGGCACCCAGACCGCGACCGTAAAGCGCGACGGCACCGTCACCGGTGACGGCGTGACCGCCCAGGTCACGTCGACCGCCAGCGGCTGGTCGGCCGTCGTCACCCTGCCCGACACGGGTCTGACCAGCACGAGCACGCCGAAGTTCGACGTCACCGTCACCGACGGCACCACCACCTCGGACTGGAACACCCCGGGCTCGCTCGGCACGCTCCAGCTCGTCGAGCCCCTGTCGTTCACGACGGTTCCGGAAGCTTCCGTCGCCCCCGCGATCGATGGCACCAAGGACGACGTGTGGAGCCAGGCCAGTTCGGTCACAACGAGCAAGCTGATCTCCGGTTCGGCCGACGGCGCGAAGGCGCGTGTGTACCAGCTCTGGAAGGACGACTACCTCTACGTGCTGGCCGACGTCACGGACCCGACGATCGACACGTCGTCGCCGAACGCCTACGAGCAGGACTCCGTCGAGATCTTCACCGACCTCGGCAACGCGAAGAACGGCTCGTACCGCGCGGACGACGCGCAGATGCGCATCAGCGCGGACAACGCCGTGTCGTTCGGCGCGGGTGACAGTGAGGATGCCCAGCAGGCTCGCCTGACGAGCGCCACCTCGCGCACCGCGACGGGGTACATCGTCGAGGCGCGGATCGACCTCAAGGACACCACCGGTGTCGGGAAGTTCGAGGGAGTCGACTACGAGGTGAACGACGGCACCGCCGGCGCCCGCACGGCCAACTTCGGCTGGGCGGAACAGACGGGCACGGCCTACCAGACGACGTCCCGCTGGGGCGTGGCCGAGCTCGAGGGCCCGGCCCTCGCGGCTCCCGCCGTGACGACGCAGCCCGCGTCGGCCTCGGGCGCGCTGGGCAGTGCGGTGAGCTTCACCGCCGCAGCCTCCGGCGCCCCGGCGCCGACCGTGCAGTGGCAGCGCAAGCTGCCTGGGTCGAAGAGGTGGACGGCCGTCAAGGGCGCCACCGACGCGAGCCTCACGGTCACCGCCTCCGCCACGGTCGACGGCGCGCAGTACCGCGCGGTGTTCACCAACTCGCAGGGCACGGCGACGACGGATGCCGCGAAGCTGACGGTGACCCACGCGGAGCCGACGGTGACGACGCAGCCGAAGGCGGCGAGCGGCCACGCGGGCGACACCGTGCGCTTCGTGGCGAAGGCGAGCGGCTACCCGCAGCCGAGCGTCTCGTGGCAGCGGCTGCTGACGGGCAAGAAGGCGACCTGGACCACGATCGCGGGCGCGCGCTCGACGACCCTGTCGGTCAAGGTCGATGGCTCGCTCGACGGCGCGCAGTACCGCGCGGTGTTCCGTAACGACGCCGGCAGCACGACCTCGAACGCGGCGGCGCTGACCGTCGAGAAGAAGCCGTCGAAGCCGACGCCGCCGTCGCACCCCGGCCACCCGTCGCACCCCACGCACCCGTCGAAGCCCCAGCACCATGACGTGTTCGGCTTCCTCGGGCGCCTGATCGGCCTGTTCTTCGGAGCTCGCCGCTAA